In Acaryochloris marina S15, a single genomic region encodes these proteins:
- a CDS encoding BamA/TamA family outer membrane protein, which produces MTQSPSIKILSLPPILGATVITAVLLGVAPAQAKDQSSSESNSLQEQLRLSSPFAPPQPIGQLPTDATPSQTAPVFTLPDQPATPAIEAPSTPEEQVESAPDEATPNTGAPGEPPTVEDIAPVGPGDAPAAEEATPAVPGELPATDEAAPDTGAPGDVPATDEAAPDTGAPGDVPTETPSADDVTPTESSPVAPAPGLPVPGGDIPSGNPGETQAPTQSPENSVESPGTPPQPPTETAEPPAAPEPEVLVSEVLVEGVDGDLAINAYEAISTRPGQTTTRSQIQSDINAIFGTGFFSNVKAEPSDTPLGVRVTFFVQPNPTLQSVQAAGNQVLTQEKVDEIFKSQYGKILNLRDLQAGVTRVNKYYQDEGFVLGQVVGVPQVDPDGTVTLQVAEGVVEDIDVRYINEDGEPTKGKTRKFIITREMRTGPGLPLNRNKLQTDLQRIFGLGLFEDVKVALEPGQDPRKVVVNLNVQERSTASFSAGAGFSSRSGFFGTGSFTQSNLGGNNQTLSVQAQAGTREFLFDAGFTDPWIAGDKHHSSYSINIFNRLTLPLVFDEGPIEVDLPNGDTPRVNRLGISGVFNRPFTTDLDNLRQAWTGSVGFRYQRISIRDSDFSISPVDELGNALSFSGTGNDDLFTVQLGIGRDLRDDPSDPTKGYALRFGLEQSAPIGSGSILLTRLRGSFSYFVPLKLTNFTEGPQALAFNVQAGTILGDLPPYEAFSLGGSSSVRGYGEGDLGSGRSFMQATAEYRFPLINFLGGVGAVLFFDVGSNLGTQSNVPGRPGIVRGKPGVGFGYGIGVRVKTPIGPVRLDYGINDDGDNQFHFGFGQRF; this is translated from the coding sequence GTGACTCAATCTCCATCGATCAAGATTCTCAGTCTTCCACCGATTCTCGGTGCAACCGTGATCACGGCGGTCCTACTGGGGGTTGCGCCAGCGCAAGCCAAAGACCAGTCCTCTTCCGAAAGCAATAGCCTCCAAGAACAGCTCAGGCTCTCTTCACCTTTTGCCCCACCGCAACCCATCGGGCAACTGCCAACAGATGCGACTCCCAGCCAAACTGCCCCGGTTTTTACCCTGCCGGATCAGCCTGCCACCCCAGCGATTGAGGCACCTTCTACACCGGAAGAACAAGTAGAGTCTGCCCCAGATGAGGCTACTCCAAATACCGGTGCCCCTGGAGAGCCCCCCACAGTCGAAGACATCGCTCCTGTAGGACCAGGAGACGCCCCTGCAGCTGAAGAAGCCACTCCTGCAGTCCCCGGAGAGTTGCCTGCAACGGATGAAGCTGCTCCAGATACAGGCGCACCTGGAGATGTGCCTGCAACAGATGAAGCTGCCCCAGATACAGGCGCACCTGGAGATGTGCCGACAGAAACACCGTCTGCTGATGATGTCACCCCTACAGAGTCATCCCCAGTAGCCCCAGCTCCTGGACTTCCAGTTCCTGGGGGTGATATTCCCAGTGGCAATCCTGGTGAAACCCAGGCTCCCACTCAATCCCCAGAAAATTCTGTAGAGTCTCCAGGCACCCCCCCTCAACCCCCAACCGAAACCGCCGAACCGCCAGCAGCCCCTGAACCAGAGGTTTTAGTCTCAGAGGTCTTGGTTGAAGGGGTAGATGGTGATTTAGCGATTAATGCCTATGAAGCCATTAGTACGCGACCGGGACAAACCACGACGCGATCGCAAATTCAATCCGACATTAATGCCATTTTTGGCACCGGCTTTTTCAGTAACGTCAAAGCGGAACCCAGTGATACTCCTCTAGGAGTCAGAGTCACCTTCTTTGTCCAGCCCAACCCCACTCTGCAGTCGGTGCAAGCGGCTGGCAATCAGGTCCTCACCCAAGAGAAAGTGGATGAGATTTTCAAATCTCAATACGGCAAAATCCTCAACCTTCGGGACCTCCAAGCAGGAGTCACCCGGGTCAATAAATATTATCAAGATGAAGGTTTCGTCCTCGGTCAAGTCGTTGGCGTTCCCCAAGTCGATCCCGATGGCACCGTCACTCTCCAGGTGGCTGAAGGAGTCGTTGAAGATATTGACGTTCGCTACATCAACGAAGATGGAGAACCCACAAAAGGCAAGACTCGGAAATTTATCATTACCCGAGAAATGCGCACCGGACCGGGTTTGCCCTTGAATCGAAACAAGCTACAAACCGACCTGCAGCGAATATTTGGGTTGGGACTCTTTGAAGATGTCAAAGTGGCCCTTGAACCGGGTCAAGATCCACGAAAAGTAGTGGTGAACCTAAATGTACAGGAACGAAGCACGGCCAGCTTCTCGGCTGGTGCTGGTTTTAGCTCTCGAAGTGGTTTCTTTGGTACCGGCTCCTTTACTCAAAGTAATTTAGGGGGCAATAACCAAACCCTAAGCGTCCAGGCCCAGGCAGGCACCCGGGAATTCTTATTTGATGCCGGGTTTACGGATCCTTGGATTGCCGGAGATAAGCACCATTCGTCCTACAGCATCAACATTTTCAATCGACTCACCCTGCCCCTCGTGTTTGATGAAGGTCCAATTGAAGTAGATCTCCCCAATGGCGATACCCCTAGGGTGAACCGCTTGGGAATTAGTGGTGTATTCAACCGACCCTTCACGACCGATTTAGATAATCTCAGACAAGCCTGGACTGGCTCGGTTGGTTTTCGATACCAGCGAATTTCAATTCGCGACAGTGACTTCTCGATTTCTCCGGTGGATGAATTGGGTAATGCCTTAAGTTTTAGTGGTACAGGCAATGACGATCTATTCACGGTACAGCTCGGCATTGGCCGTGATTTACGGGATGATCCATCTGACCCTACCAAGGGATATGCCCTCCGATTTGGTTTAGAACAGTCGGCTCCCATTGGCTCTGGCAGCATTCTGTTGACTCGACTCCGAGGTAGTTTCAGCTATTTTGTCCCCCTTAAACTCACGAACTTTACCGAAGGTCCCCAAGCCTTGGCCTTTAATGTCCAAGCGGGAACCATTTTGGGCGACCTACCACCCTATGAAGCGTTCTCTTTAGGCGGCAGCTCCTCTGTTCGGGGCTACGGTGAAGGAGATTTGGGCAGTGGTCGCAGCTTTATGCAGGCCACGGCTGAATATCGTTTTCCTTTGATTAATTTCTTGGGAGGTGTGGGAGCCGTCCTCTTCTTTGATGTGGGCAGTAATCTGGGCACTCAAAGTAATGTTCCTGGCCGCCCTGGTATTGTTCGCGGTAAGCCAGGGGTTGGCTTTGGCTACGGGATTGGGGTTCGCGTCAAAACTCCCATCGGTCCAGTGCGTCTGGATTACGGGATTAACGATGATGGGGACAATCAATTCCACTTTGGTTTTGGTCAGCGATTCTAA
- the purC gene encoding phosphoribosylaminoimidazolesuccinocarboxamide synthase has product MSTGEVLYEGKAKIIYRTDDPDILLAQYKDDATAFNAQKRGTITNKGRINCAIATHLFKVLEATGVATHFIDQPNPDQMRMRAVQIVPLEVVVRNIAAGSLCQQTGLELGVPLSQPLVDFYYKDDALGDPLLTRDRILLLELATPEQLEQLRQLALQINQILINFFHQCGITLVDFKLEFGITSDQQLLLADEISPDTCRLWDDAESDPNRRVMDKDRFRRDLGEVDTAYARVMERVLAQDIYVP; this is encoded by the coding sequence AAAATTATTTATCGGACAGACGATCCAGATATCCTTTTAGCCCAGTATAAGGATGATGCGACTGCCTTTAATGCTCAGAAGCGCGGCACTATTACCAACAAGGGCCGCATCAATTGTGCCATTGCGACTCACCTCTTTAAGGTCCTGGAGGCGACAGGGGTTGCGACCCACTTCATCGATCAGCCCAACCCAGACCAGATGCGCATGCGAGCGGTACAAATTGTGCCCTTAGAAGTGGTAGTGCGGAACATTGCGGCCGGGAGTCTCTGTCAACAGACAGGACTAGAGTTAGGTGTTCCCTTGTCGCAGCCGTTAGTCGATTTTTATTATAAAGATGATGCCTTGGGGGATCCGTTACTGACCCGCGATCGCATTTTGCTACTGGAACTGGCAACGCCAGAGCAGCTGGAGCAACTGCGCCAACTGGCCCTACAAATCAACCAAATCCTAATTAATTTCTTCCACCAATGCGGCATTACCCTGGTGGATTTCAAATTGGAATTTGGGATAACGTCGGACCAACAGCTGTTGCTAGCGGATGAAATTAGTCCCGATACCTGTCGACTCTGGGACGATGCTGAGTCGGACCCCAATCGACGGGTCATGGATAAAGATCGCTTCCGACGGGATTTAGGAGAAGTGGACACAGCCTATGCTCGGGTCATGGAGCGGGTTCTAGCTCAGGACATATACGTTCCCTAG